In one Cellulomonas sp. JZ18 genomic region, the following are encoded:
- a CDS encoding aminopeptidase P family protein has product MTPETPVPASGEEQDLADRNANRSHRPQSERFLEFVTSGWGERPEGRAERSRAADFTAARRSRLSALFPGARLVVPAGTFKVRSNDTDYRFRPHAAFTHLTALGTEQEPDAVLVLHPVDDGTGDDGSAHRAVLYMNPLAGRDTPEFFSDSRYGEFWVGARPTLEEVATTTGIRTAHLDDLRDALAKDVGTGGVELLVVPEADPTVEAVVADIRAQEAAGERDERLAEALSELRLVKDAYEVEQMREAVDATVEGFAKMVRALPAAVAHRRGERVLEGTFIGHARQEGNDVGYTTIAAAGEHATTLHWTDNDGRVEPGQLVLIDAGVEADSLYTADVTRTLPVDGTFTEVQRRVYQAVLDAADAGFAAAVPGARFRDVHDAAMRVLAARLADWGLLPVSAEESLLPENQHHRRWMVHGTSHHLGLDVHDCAQARGELYLDGVLEPGMVFTIEPGLYFKSDDLRVPAELRGIGVRIEDDVLITADGNENLSAALPRDPDAVEAWMAALRG; this is encoded by the coding sequence CTGACCCCCGAGACGCCCGTGCCGGCGTCGGGCGAGGAGCAGGACCTGGCCGACCGCAACGCGAACCGGTCGCACCGCCCGCAGTCCGAGCGGTTCCTCGAGTTCGTCACGTCGGGCTGGGGCGAGCGCCCCGAGGGTCGCGCCGAGCGCTCGCGCGCCGCGGACTTCACGGCCGCGCGCCGCTCGCGCCTGTCGGCCCTGTTCCCCGGCGCCCGCCTCGTGGTCCCCGCCGGCACGTTCAAGGTCCGCTCCAACGACACGGACTACCGGTTCCGCCCGCACGCGGCCTTCACCCACCTGACCGCGCTGGGCACGGAGCAGGAGCCCGACGCCGTCCTCGTGCTGCACCCGGTCGACGACGGCACGGGCGACGACGGCTCCGCGCACCGGGCGGTGCTCTACATGAACCCGCTCGCCGGGCGCGACACGCCCGAGTTCTTCTCCGACTCGCGCTACGGGGAGTTCTGGGTGGGTGCGCGTCCGACGCTCGAGGAGGTCGCGACGACGACGGGGATCCGCACCGCGCACCTGGACGACCTGCGCGACGCGCTCGCCAAGGACGTGGGCACCGGCGGCGTCGAGCTGCTCGTGGTCCCCGAGGCCGACCCGACCGTGGAGGCGGTCGTCGCCGATATCCGCGCGCAGGAGGCGGCGGGCGAGCGGGACGAGCGGCTCGCCGAGGCGCTCTCGGAGCTGCGCCTGGTCAAGGACGCCTACGAGGTCGAGCAGATGCGCGAGGCCGTCGACGCGACCGTGGAGGGCTTCGCCAAGATGGTCCGCGCCCTGCCGGCCGCGGTCGCGCACCGCCGGGGCGAGCGGGTGCTCGAGGGCACGTTCATCGGGCACGCGCGCCAGGAGGGCAACGACGTCGGGTACACGACGATCGCGGCCGCCGGCGAGCACGCGACGACGCTGCACTGGACGGACAACGACGGCCGGGTCGAGCCCGGTCAGCTCGTGCTCATCGACGCGGGCGTCGAGGCGGACTCGCTGTACACGGCCGACGTGACGCGCACGCTGCCGGTCGACGGCACGTTCACCGAGGTGCAGCGCCGCGTCTACCAGGCGGTGCTCGACGCCGCCGACGCCGGGTTCGCGGCCGCCGTCCCGGGGGCCCGGTTCCGGGACGTGCACGACGCCGCGATGCGCGTGCTCGCCGCCCGCCTGGCCGACTGGGGCCTGCTGCCGGTGAGCGCCGAGGAGTCGCTGCTGCCGGAGAACCAGCACCACCGCCGGTGGATGGTGCACGGCACGAGCCACCACCTGGGGCTCGACGTGCACGACTGCGCGCAGGCCCGCGGTGAGCTCTACCTGGACGGCGTCCTCGAGCCGGGCATGGTCTTCACGATCGAGCCGGGCCTGTACTTCAAGTCCGACGACCTGCGCGTGCCGGCCGAGCTGCGGGGCATCGGCGTGCGCATCGAGGACGACGTGCTCATCACGGCGGACGGCAACGAGAACCTGTCCGCGGCGCTCCCGCGCGACCCCGACGCGGTCGAGGCGTGGATGGCGGCCCTGCGGGGCTGA
- a CDS encoding PHP domain-containing protein, whose product MRIDLHTHSSASDGTERPADLVASARAAGLDVVALTDHDTTAGWDEAAAAARQLGVGLVRGTEVSARSRGISVHLLCYLQDPAHPALAGELARARDSRAHRAERMVERLARDVPITWADVLEQARDAVAVGRPHIADALVARGVVPDRDAAFAHLLATGGPYHVDHYAPEAPAAVAAIRASGGVPVFAHPGADARGRIVPDRVFDELADAGLAGLEVHHRDHTPAQRERLTAIAARLGLLVTGSSDYHGTGKANRLGENLTDPQVLAAIAEQGTTEVVAA is encoded by the coding sequence GTGCGCATCGACCTCCACACGCACTCGTCCGCCTCCGACGGCACCGAGCGGCCCGCGGACCTCGTCGCGTCCGCGCGCGCCGCGGGCCTCGACGTCGTCGCGCTCACCGACCACGACACGACCGCCGGCTGGGACGAGGCCGCCGCCGCGGCGCGGCAGCTCGGCGTGGGTCTCGTGCGCGGCACGGAGGTGTCCGCGCGCTCGCGGGGGATCAGCGTCCACCTCCTGTGCTACCTGCAGGACCCCGCGCACCCCGCGCTCGCCGGGGAGCTGGCGCGCGCCCGGGACTCGCGCGCGCACCGCGCCGAGCGGATGGTCGAGCGGCTCGCCCGGGACGTGCCGATCACCTGGGCGGACGTGCTCGAGCAGGCGCGGGACGCGGTCGCCGTCGGCCGCCCGCACATCGCCGACGCCCTCGTCGCGCGGGGCGTCGTCCCCGACCGCGACGCGGCCTTCGCCCACCTGCTCGCGACCGGCGGGCCGTACCACGTCGACCACTACGCCCCGGAGGCGCCCGCCGCCGTCGCGGCGATCCGCGCGTCCGGCGGCGTGCCGGTGTTCGCGCACCCCGGGGCCGACGCGCGCGGCCGCATCGTGCCCGACCGCGTGTTCGACGAGCTCGCCGACGCAGGCCTCGCCGGCCTCGAGGTGCACCACCGCGACCACACGCCGGCCCAGCGCGAGCGCCTCACCGCGATCGCCGCGCGCCTCGGGCTGCTCGTGACCGGCTCGAGCGACTACCACGGGACCGGCAAGGCCAACCGGCTGGGGGAGAATCTCACCGACCCGCAGGTGCTGGCCGCGATCGCGGAGCAGGGGACGACGGAGGTGGTGGCCGCGTGA
- a CDS encoding MarC family protein — MSGVLDVQLFISAFVTLFVIMDPPGTVPIFLALTGSMTRQQRARAARQAILVAFGVIVGFALFGRSLLDYLHVSLPALQAAGGLLLLLVAMELLTGKMDGSDTELGTQGNVALVPLGTPLLAGPGAIVATMVFVQQASEPPHWVAIALAVVLVHLCLYLSMRFANAIHRVLKDSGTMLVSRIAGLLLAAIAVQLLADAVMAFVRGEA; from the coding sequence GTGAGCGGCGTGCTCGACGTACAGCTGTTCATCTCGGCCTTCGTGACGCTCTTCGTCATCATGGACCCGCCCGGGACCGTGCCGATCTTCCTCGCGCTCACCGGCTCGATGACCCGCCAGCAGCGGGCGCGCGCCGCCCGCCAGGCGATCCTCGTCGCCTTCGGCGTCATCGTCGGCTTCGCGCTGTTCGGGCGGTCGCTGCTCGACTACCTGCACGTGTCGCTGCCCGCGCTGCAGGCCGCGGGTGGTCTGCTGCTCCTGCTCGTCGCGATGGAGCTGCTGACCGGCAAGATGGACGGCTCCGACACCGAGCTCGGCACGCAGGGCAACGTCGCGCTCGTGCCGCTCGGCACGCCGCTGCTCGCCGGTCCCGGCGCGATCGTCGCGACGATGGTGTTCGTGCAGCAGGCGTCGGAGCCGCCGCACTGGGTCGCCATCGCGCTCGCGGTGGTGCTCGTGCACCTGTGCCTGTACCTGTCCATGCGGTTCGCGAACGCGATCCACCGGGTCCTCAAGGACTCCGGGACGATGCTCGTCAGCCGCATCGCCGGTCTGCTGCTCGCGGCGATCGCGGTGCAGCTGCTCGCGGACGCCGTGATGGCGTTCGTCCGCGGGGAGGCCTGA
- a CDS encoding DEAD/DEAH box helicase, with protein sequence MTTDTTVNDDAAEQVPAATTDHADDVTADEHRTVADAVPTAVPTGTRRAASVQAVDASFADFGIRDEIVRALAAAGISQPFPIQAMTLPVAMSGHDIIGQAKTGTGKTLGFGVPLLHRVVAPGEEGYDRLAAPGDPQALVVVPTRELAVQVAGDLAMASTQRKVRIVQVYGGRAYEPQIEALQRGADVVVGTPGRMIDLLNQRHLRLKHVSEVVLDEADEMLDLGFLPDVEKLLAATPPTRHTMLFSATMPGAVVAMARRYMSQPTHIRAQDPDDDGRQTVKNIKQVAYRAHALDKVELLARILQARDRGLTIVFARTKRTAAKVADELVERGFAAGALHGDLGQGAREQALRAFRNGKVDVLVATDVAARGIDVEDVTHVVNYQCPEDEKTYLHRTGRTGRAGNKGTAVTFVDWDDLPRWGLIDKALGLGIPEPVETYSSSDHIHTDLDIPEGVTGRLPRDQRTRAGLQAETLEDVGETGKRGGGARPARDGGEGRGRGEGRGRGEGRGRGEGRGEGRGRGERPAGERRPDEQGPEGDATGEGRSRRRRRGGRGGAAGEGDAAGAGATAATDAPAAEGEGTGEGGQPRRRRRRRGRGGAGSGEGAAPEATPADA encoded by the coding sequence GTGACCACCGACACCACCGTGAACGACGACGCGGCCGAGCAGGTCCCGGCCGCCACCACCGACCACGCCGACGACGTCACCGCCGACGAGCACCGCACCGTCGCCGACGCCGTCCCCACCGCCGTCCCGACCGGCACCCGCCGGGCCGCCTCCGTGCAGGCCGTGGACGCCTCCTTCGCCGACTTCGGCATCCGCGACGAGATCGTGCGCGCGCTCGCCGCCGCGGGCATCAGCCAGCCGTTCCCCATCCAGGCGATGACGCTGCCCGTGGCGATGTCCGGCCACGACATCATCGGCCAGGCCAAGACCGGCACGGGCAAGACCCTCGGCTTCGGCGTCCCGCTGCTGCACCGCGTCGTCGCCCCCGGCGAGGAGGGCTACGACCGCCTCGCCGCCCCCGGCGACCCGCAGGCGCTGGTCGTCGTGCCGACCCGCGAGCTCGCCGTCCAGGTGGCCGGCGACCTCGCGATGGCCTCGACTCAGCGCAAGGTCCGCATCGTGCAGGTCTACGGCGGCCGCGCGTACGAGCCGCAGATCGAGGCGCTGCAGCGCGGGGCCGACGTGGTCGTCGGCACCCCGGGCCGCATGATCGACCTGCTCAACCAGCGGCACCTGCGCCTGAAGCACGTGTCCGAGGTCGTGCTCGACGAGGCCGACGAGATGCTCGACCTGGGCTTCCTGCCGGACGTCGAGAAGCTGCTCGCGGCGACCCCGCCGACGCGCCACACCATGCTGTTCTCGGCCACGATGCCGGGTGCGGTCGTCGCGATGGCCCGCCGCTACATGTCGCAGCCGACGCACATCCGCGCGCAGGACCCCGACGACGACGGCCGCCAGACCGTCAAGAACATCAAGCAGGTCGCGTACCGCGCGCACGCGCTGGACAAGGTCGAGCTCCTCGCCCGCATCCTGCAGGCGCGGGACCGCGGCCTCACGATCGTGTTCGCCCGCACCAAGCGCACCGCCGCCAAGGTCGCCGACGAGCTCGTCGAGCGCGGGTTCGCGGCGGGTGCGCTGCACGGCGACCTGGGCCAGGGCGCGCGCGAGCAGGCGCTGCGCGCGTTCCGCAACGGCAAGGTCGACGTGCTCGTCGCCACCGACGTCGCGGCACGCGGCATCGACGTCGAGGACGTCACGCACGTCGTGAACTACCAGTGCCCCGAGGACGAGAAGACGTACCTGCACCGCACCGGCCGCACCGGCCGCGCGGGCAACAAGGGCACCGCGGTGACGTTCGTCGACTGGGACGACCTGCCGCGCTGGGGCCTCATCGACAAGGCGCTCGGCCTCGGCATCCCCGAGCCGGTCGAGACGTACTCGTCGTCGGACCACATCCACACCGACCTCGACATCCCCGAGGGCGTCACGGGCCGCCTGCCGCGCGACCAGCGCACGCGTGCGGGCCTGCAGGCGGAGACGCTCGAGGACGTCGGCGAGACGGGCAAGCGCGGCGGCGGTGCGCGCCCGGCGCGCGACGGCGGCGAGGGTCGCGGACGCGGCGAGGGCCGGGGACGCGGCGAGGGCCGGGGACGCGGCGAGGGCCGGGGCGAGGGTCGCGGACGCGGCGAGCGTCCTGCGGGCGAGCGCCGGCCGGACGAGCAGGGCCCCGAGGGCGACGCGACCGGCGAGGGCCGGTCGCGCCGGCGCCGTCGTGGTGGCCGCGGCGGTGCCGCGGGCGAGGGTGACGCGGCGGGCGCGGGTGCGACGGCCGCCACCGACGCCCCGGCCGCCGAGGGCGAGGGCACCGGCGAGGGCGGTCAGCCCCGGCGCCGCCGTCGTCGTCGCGGCCGCGGCGGCGCGGGCTCCGGCGAGGGCGCGGCCCCCGAGGCGACGCCCGCCGACGCCTGA
- a CDS encoding ferritin-like fold-containing protein, with translation MTSDAGNAAPVPSDAPSAERSSNRAPGKGAGAPADVPAGPTPDTADAVEVLGLVAALEHQAFARLAADSAQAPDLEQSLALSRLAARCGERRDRVLARIAELDGDPVAALGRFDRVLDDFDARTPPTSWSERLLKAYVGYGVADDFCRLVARGLDPRSRELVAEALGDASHAELAVRELDAACAQDTVLSARLALWGRRLVGEALGVVQRLVQRPEVARVLDRAEVAAEQEVPATVFNELTAEHTRRMSRLHLTA, from the coding sequence ATGACCTCCGACGCCGGCAACGCCGCCCCCGTGCCGTCCGACGCCCCGTCGGCCGAGCGCTCGTCGAACCGGGCCCCCGGCAAGGGCGCCGGCGCGCCCGCCGACGTGCCGGCCGGCCCGACGCCCGACACGGCCGACGCGGTCGAGGTGCTCGGCCTCGTCGCCGCGCTCGAGCACCAGGCGTTCGCGCGGCTCGCGGCCGACAGCGCGCAGGCCCCCGACCTCGAGCAGTCGCTCGCGCTCAGCCGGCTCGCGGCGCGCTGCGGCGAGCGCCGCGACCGCGTCCTCGCTCGCATCGCGGAGCTGGACGGCGACCCCGTCGCCGCGCTCGGCCGGTTCGACCGGGTCCTCGACGACTTCGACGCCCGCACGCCGCCGACCTCCTGGTCGGAGCGGCTGCTCAAGGCCTACGTCGGGTACGGCGTCGCCGACGACTTCTGCCGGCTCGTCGCCCGCGGGCTCGACCCGCGCTCGCGCGAGCTCGTCGCGGAGGCGCTCGGCGACGCGTCCCACGCCGAGCTGGCGGTGCGCGAGCTCGACGCGGCGTGCGCCCAGGACACGGTGCTCTCGGCGCGGCTCGCGCTGTGGGGCCGGCGCCTGGTGGGCGAGGCGCTCGGCGTCGTGCAGCGGCTCGTGCAGCGGCCCGAGGTCGCACGCGTGCTCGACCGCGCGGAGGTGGCCGCCGAGCAGGAGGTGCCCGCCACGGTCTTCAACGAGCTGACGGCCGAGCACACCCGGCGCATGTCGCGCCTGCACCTGACCGCCTGA